A section of the Ruania halotolerans genome encodes:
- a CDS encoding glycosyltransferase family 2 protein has translation MTVAAQTALDQSAAERSESAAHVPTVSVVIATRSRPELLRNAVRSILVQDYRGAVEVIAVFDQTEVDGLTDIAVPENRQLRTIPNGRTPGLAGGRNSGIIAATGTLIAFCDDDDEWLAGKLTAQLETWRTDPEAIGIATGIVIQSPGGRHVRVAEERLRFSDFVRSRVPEVHSSSVLWRRADLLGRIGLVDEELPASYGEDYDLLLRATKSGDLRCVPEPLVVVHWDRPSYFASKWHSIADGLTYLLRKHPELTGNALGTARICAQVAFAHAALGQRKDACRWVVATLRRDRTQLRAYAAMVVAARLVPAHVLVGWANRRGRGL, from the coding sequence ATGACAGTGGCCGCACAGACAGCGCTCGACCAGTCCGCAGCGGAGCGTTCCGAATCAGCGGCGCACGTGCCGACCGTCTCGGTCGTCATCGCCACCCGGAGTAGGCCCGAGCTGCTCCGGAACGCCGTGCGCTCGATCCTGGTGCAGGACTACCGCGGTGCGGTGGAGGTGATCGCGGTCTTCGACCAGACCGAGGTTGATGGGCTCACTGACATCGCTGTACCCGAAAACCGGCAACTGCGAACGATTCCGAACGGCCGCACGCCGGGGCTAGCCGGCGGGCGCAACAGCGGCATCATCGCCGCCACCGGGACGCTGATCGCCTTCTGCGACGATGACGATGAGTGGCTCGCCGGCAAGCTCACCGCCCAGCTCGAGACGTGGCGGACCGATCCGGAAGCGATCGGGATCGCGACCGGAATCGTCATCCAATCCCCGGGTGGACGCCACGTCCGCGTTGCCGAGGAACGATTGCGGTTCTCCGACTTCGTGCGATCGCGGGTGCCCGAGGTCCACTCGTCCAGCGTCCTGTGGCGCCGCGCGGACCTGCTCGGTCGTATCGGCCTGGTGGACGAGGAGCTTCCGGCGTCCTACGGCGAGGATTATGACCTGCTGCTGCGAGCCACCAAGTCCGGTGACCTCCGCTGCGTACCCGAGCCGCTCGTGGTCGTGCACTGGGACCGACCCTCGTACTTCGCGAGCAAGTGGCACTCGATCGCCGATGGACTCACGTACCTGCTTCGCAAGCACCCTGAACTCACCGGCAATGCGCTGGGGACGGCCAGGATCTGCGCCCAGGTGGCGTTCGCGCACGCTGCACTCGGGCAGCGAAAGGACGCCTGCCGTTGGGTGGTGGCGACACTCCGACGCGATCGCACCCAGCTGCGTGCATACGCAGCGATGGTGGTCGCCGCTCGCCTCGTCCCGGCCCACGTGCTCGTGGGCTGGGCCAATCGCCGAGGTCGAGGGCTGTGA
- a CDS encoding adenylyltransferase/cytidyltransferase family protein — translation MTVGYVPGGFDLFHIGHLNILREARRRCDVLIAGVATDESLLEMKGREPVIPFQERLEVVATLRLVDHAVADTSQDKRVAWRANPFDVLFKGDDWRDTYKGALLEQEMAEVGARVVYFPYTQRTSSTILRRFIYDSLDSKGA, via the coding sequence GTGACCGTGGGATACGTACCAGGCGGCTTCGACCTGTTTCACATCGGCCACCTGAACATCCTCAGGGAGGCACGAAGGCGGTGCGATGTCCTGATCGCTGGGGTAGCCACTGACGAATCGCTCCTGGAGATGAAGGGCCGAGAGCCGGTGATCCCGTTTCAGGAGCGCCTCGAGGTGGTCGCGACGCTTCGGCTCGTGGACCACGCAGTTGCCGACACGTCGCAGGACAAACGCGTGGCGTGGCGAGCGAATCCGTTCGACGTCCTGTTCAAAGGCGATGACTGGCGGGACACCTACAAGGGTGCCCTGCTAGAGCAGGAGATGGCCGAGGTCGGAGCTCGAGTGGTCTATTTCCCGTACACGCAGCGGACGTCGTCGACCATCCTGCGTCGTTTCATCTATGACTCTCTCGACTCGAAGGGAGCATGA
- a CDS encoding CDP-alcohol phosphatidyltransferase family protein, which translates to MRTDRLDHESFGTPPATDDARSKARPAAGRPPLAFDEALDVLRGRQKPGPGVPAYTRWVNRGLARYAAAAAYRSGLGPNEVTAISGLVSLAGMAVLVLRPASLPAGVAVAMLLATGYLLDSADGQVARLSGRSSRAGEWLDHVVDAVRMPMLHLCTLVALFQTGTAPWVLVLPLLYAVVTTGQFFSQMLAEQLAPSGTAPIPRQGQSFFLLPTDTGVLCWLYVLWGLPGAFVPAYAALLVLNLVHSVISMRRRFRQLSDPDERTLR; encoded by the coding sequence GTGCGTACTGATCGTCTCGATCACGAGAGCTTCGGCACGCCACCGGCCACCGATGACGCTCGGTCGAAGGCGCGACCGGCAGCCGGTCGGCCGCCGCTGGCCTTCGATGAGGCACTGGACGTGCTCCGTGGGAGGCAGAAACCTGGGCCGGGCGTGCCGGCCTACACCCGTTGGGTGAATCGTGGACTGGCCCGCTACGCTGCCGCCGCCGCGTATCGGAGCGGACTCGGCCCGAACGAGGTGACGGCGATCAGCGGCCTGGTCTCGTTGGCAGGGATGGCCGTGCTGGTGCTGAGGCCGGCTTCCCTTCCCGCCGGAGTAGCGGTGGCGATGCTGCTCGCGACGGGATACCTCCTCGATTCGGCAGATGGTCAGGTTGCCCGCCTCAGCGGGCGCAGTAGCCGCGCCGGGGAGTGGCTGGACCACGTCGTTGACGCGGTCCGCATGCCCATGCTCCATCTGTGCACCCTGGTTGCGCTGTTCCAGACCGGCACCGCGCCGTGGGTGCTCGTGTTGCCGTTGCTCTACGCGGTGGTCACCACCGGTCAGTTCTTCAGCCAGATGCTGGCAGAGCAACTGGCGCCCTCCGGCACCGCACCGATCCCACGCCAGGGGCAGTCCTTCTTTCTGTTGCCTACCGATACCGGCGTGCTGTGCTGGCTGTACGTGCTCTGGGGCCTGCCCGGCGCGTTCGTGCCTGCCTATGCAGCGCTGCTCGTCCTCAACCTTGTGCACTCGGTCATCTCCATGCGACGTCGGTTCCGACAGCTGAGCGACCCGGACGAAAGGACGCTCCGGTGA
- a CDS encoding sugar transferase, producing MVLDQLAEVCPSDSPYGTVASPEPTATAALAETRTGARSHTGPDGAWSHAYRWGAAAGDTLIATVIVAVVTAPLAMAPALLAAHAAATGAFFALTTGLQHGYDTRRAAAGPHEYGAVLRAGWIWGSLLVAMAYIGLLEVPAGQLLTAIAATVLTVLVARSLQRALVRHRRRHGYWLRRTLLVGEPEVLRSLTARFEAQPRYGFGVVGTCLSEPVDGWLAAPVLGDVEHAADVVAEHRIRVVVVTASCMGAADLRRFCWQVERYGVELLVAPNMEEVAPVRVALRPVSGSPLLTVAIGASRTQRAVKSLIDRLLGMLLLLASLPVLTASALLVRLTSAGPAYYRQTRIGRDGVPFTMIKLRTMYIDADRRRTDLLPHNDGNAVMFKMRQDPRVTPVGRVLRRFSLDELPQLWNVVRGEMSLVGPRPPLGEEIAGYDADARQRLRVKPGLTGLWQVSGRSDLDWAQTVRLDLNYVDNWSFLMDVTILCRTFRAVFGGRGAY from the coding sequence GTGGTGCTAGACCAGCTGGCTGAGGTCTGCCCCAGCGATTCACCCTACGGGACGGTCGCTTCCCCCGAGCCAACCGCCACCGCCGCACTGGCCGAGACGAGGACCGGCGCTCGATCGCACACCGGGCCAGACGGCGCCTGGAGCCACGCGTACCGGTGGGGTGCCGCTGCCGGCGACACCCTGATCGCCACGGTGATCGTGGCCGTGGTGACGGCTCCGCTGGCAATGGCGCCGGCGCTGCTGGCCGCTCACGCGGCAGCCACCGGGGCGTTCTTCGCGCTCACCACCGGGCTGCAGCACGGATATGACACGCGCCGGGCAGCCGCCGGCCCACACGAGTATGGCGCCGTCCTGCGTGCAGGATGGATCTGGGGGTCGCTACTGGTCGCGATGGCCTATATCGGCCTCCTGGAGGTGCCTGCGGGACAACTCCTCACAGCGATTGCAGCGACCGTCCTCACAGTGCTGGTGGCACGTTCACTGCAGCGTGCGCTCGTCAGGCACCGGCGACGACATGGCTACTGGCTGCGCCGCACCCTCCTGGTCGGTGAGCCGGAAGTGCTGCGCTCGCTCACCGCCCGGTTCGAGGCGCAGCCCCGCTACGGCTTCGGGGTGGTCGGCACATGCCTGAGCGAACCGGTCGACGGCTGGCTCGCTGCGCCGGTGCTCGGCGATGTGGAGCACGCGGCCGACGTTGTCGCCGAGCACCGCATCCGTGTGGTCGTGGTGACCGCATCGTGTATGGGAGCAGCCGACCTGCGGCGCTTCTGCTGGCAGGTGGAACGGTACGGCGTCGAACTGCTGGTCGCGCCGAATATGGAGGAGGTCGCCCCGGTACGAGTGGCACTGCGACCCGTCTCCGGAAGCCCGTTGCTCACGGTCGCGATCGGGGCGAGCCGAACCCAGCGAGCAGTCAAGTCGCTCATCGACCGATTGCTCGGCATGCTGCTCCTCCTCGCCTCCCTCCCGGTGCTGACGGCCAGTGCACTCCTCGTTCGCCTCACCTCAGCCGGCCCCGCGTACTACCGGCAGACGCGGATCGGTCGAGATGGGGTTCCGTTCACGATGATCAAATTGCGCACGATGTACATCGATGCCGACAGGCGTCGCACCGACTTGCTACCGCACAACGATGGCAACGCGGTGATGTTCAAGATGCGCCAGGATCCACGGGTCACGCCCGTCGGACGCGTCTTGCGGCGGTTCTCCCTCGACGAACTGCCGCAGCTATGGAACGTCGTGCGGGGCGAGATGTCACTCGTCGGTCCGCGCCCGCCGCTGGGCGAGGAGATTGCGGGCTACGACGCCGATGCGCGGCAACGCCTACGGGTCAAGCCTGGGCTCACGGGGCTGTGGCAGGTGAGTGGTCGGTCCGACCTGGACTGGGCACAGACGGTGCGCCTCGATCTCAACTACGTGGACAACTGGTCTTTCCTGATGGACGTGACCATCTTGTGTCGCACGTTCCGTGCGGTGTTCGGGGGTAGGGGTGCGTACTGA
- a CDS encoding alpha/beta fold hydrolase, with protein sequence MVPTVLLVHGIRSSRTMWRRVERELVAHDVPVVALDLPGHGERMHEKFGVDACMTVLEDAARRAGGPVVVVGLSLGGYLAIHWAAHTQLPVQAVLAASCSVRPRGVALAGYIGLARLIARLPDQGMALHQLVSRCALGREGAHEASDGGVALEAMVPALRSMRTVDPLADLALLDVPVWLVNGVWDHFRVEEGRFLAAAPTGRLIHVRAAGHIITADQPAVFARLTRSLARLASRSVA encoded by the coding sequence ATGGTCCCCACAGTGCTTCTGGTGCACGGGATCCGTTCGTCGCGGACCATGTGGCGGCGCGTCGAACGAGAACTTGTGGCCCACGATGTGCCGGTCGTTGCCCTGGATCTGCCCGGACACGGAGAGCGGATGCACGAGAAGTTCGGGGTGGATGCCTGCATGACGGTGCTGGAGGATGCGGCCCGCCGCGCAGGTGGCCCGGTCGTTGTCGTCGGCCTCTCCCTCGGCGGATATCTGGCCATCCACTGGGCCGCGCACACGCAGCTGCCTGTACAAGCCGTGCTCGCCGCCTCCTGCAGCGTGCGCCCGCGCGGCGTAGCGCTCGCCGGGTATATCGGTCTCGCGCGACTCATCGCACGGCTGCCAGACCAAGGGATGGCCCTGCACCAACTGGTGAGCAGGTGTGCGCTCGGTCGCGAGGGTGCCCATGAGGCCTCTGACGGCGGTGTGGCGCTCGAGGCGATGGTGCCCGCCCTGCGCAGCATGCGTACGGTGGACCCGCTCGCGGACCTGGCGCTCCTGGACGTACCGGTGTGGCTGGTCAACGGTGTGTGGGACCACTTCCGAGTGGAGGAGGGCCGGTTCCTTGCCGCGGCGCCCACGGGGCGTCTGATCCACGTGCGCGCTGCGGGACACATCATCACCGCCGACCAGCCCGCAGTCTTCGCTCGACTGACCCGGTCCCTGGCGCGGCTCGCTTCTCGGTCGGTGGCCTGA
- the rplQ gene encoding 50S ribosomal protein L17 — translation MPKPTKGPRLGGGPAHERLILANLAQSLFEHQSITTTETRAKRVRPLAERLITKAKRGDLHARRQVHAVLSRKDVVHVLFAEIAPAMAERDGGYTRITKIAPRKGDNAPMAVIELVMEPVSPKQATVAEAEAAAKRAVKENAAAEEAPQEPESDSVESVDEGAQTDEGEQTENVETSDEPEAAEGDAPAEPATSEDSK, via the coding sequence ATGCCTAAGCCCACAAAGGGTCCTCGCCTCGGTGGCGGACCGGCGCACGAGCGGCTGATTCTGGCCAACTTGGCACAGTCGCTGTTCGAGCACCAGAGCATCACCACGACCGAAACCCGCGCCAAGCGTGTGCGTCCGCTGGCTGAGCGGTTGATCACGAAGGCGAAGCGCGGTGACCTGCACGCTCGCCGTCAGGTGCATGCTGTGCTCTCCCGCAAGGACGTCGTCCACGTCCTGTTCGCGGAGATCGCTCCGGCCATGGCCGAGCGTGACGGTGGATACACCCGCATCACCAAGATTGCCCCGCGTAAGGGGGACAATGCTCCGATGGCAGTGATCGAGCTCGTCATGGAGCCGGTCAGCCCGAAGCAGGCCACTGTCGCCGAGGCCGAGGCCGCCGCCAAGCGTGCGGTCAAGGAGAACGCTGCGGCCGAGGAAGCGCCGCAGGAGCCCGAGAGTGACTCCGTCGAGTCGGTGGACGAGGGTGCGCAGACGGACGAGGGTGAGCAGACCGAGAACGTCGAGACCAGCGACGAGCCTGAGGCTGCCGAGGGCGATGCACCGGCGGAGCCGGCGACGTCTGAGGACTCCAAGTAA
- a CDS encoding DNA-directed RNA polymerase subunit alpha: protein MLIAQRPTLTEDVVDEYRSRFIIEPLEPGFGYTLGNSLRRTLLSSIPGAAVTSIRIDGVLHEFSTITGVKEDVTEIILNIKNIVVSSENDEPVVMYLRKQGPGTVTAADITPPAGVEVHNPDLHIATINAKGKLEVELTVERGRGYVSAAQNKSFDAEIGRIPVDSIYSPVLKVTYKVEATRVEQRTDFDKLIVDVETKRSIDPRDALASAGKTLVELFGLARELNVEAEGIEIGPSPTDSALAEDLALPIEQLDLTIRSYNCLKREGIHTVGELVARSEADLLDIRNFGAKSITEVKEKLVGLGLSLKDSPADFDPTLVASAYDDGDDFDAYN from the coding sequence GTGCTCATCGCACAGCGCCCCACGCTCACCGAAGATGTTGTTGACGAGTACCGCTCTCGCTTCATCATCGAGCCCCTTGAGCCCGGTTTCGGCTACACACTGGGCAACTCGCTCCGGCGGACCCTGCTCTCCTCGATTCCCGGCGCCGCCGTGACCAGCATCCGTATCGACGGCGTGCTGCACGAGTTCTCCACCATCACCGGGGTCAAGGAGGATGTCACCGAGATCATTCTCAACATCAAGAACATCGTCGTTTCCTCGGAGAACGATGAACCCGTCGTGATGTACCTGCGCAAGCAGGGGCCCGGCACGGTGACCGCCGCGGACATCACCCCGCCTGCCGGGGTGGAGGTGCACAACCCGGATCTGCACATCGCGACGATCAACGCCAAGGGCAAGCTCGAGGTCGAGCTGACCGTGGAGCGCGGCCGAGGCTACGTGTCGGCGGCGCAGAACAAGTCCTTCGATGCGGAGATCGGCCGGATCCCGGTGGACTCGATCTACTCCCCGGTACTGAAGGTGACCTACAAGGTCGAGGCCACACGTGTTGAGCAGCGCACTGACTTCGACAAGCTGATCGTCGATGTCGAGACCAAGCGTTCCATCGACCCGCGCGATGCGCTCGCCTCAGCGGGAAAGACCTTGGTCGAACTGTTCGGCCTGGCGCGTGAGCTGAACGTCGAGGCCGAGGGTATCGAGATCGGCCCGTCGCCGACGGACTCGGCGCTTGCCGAGGATCTGGCACTACCGATCGAGCAGTTGGACCTGACCATCCGGTCCTACAACTGCCTGAAGCGCGAGGGAATCCACACCGTGGGCGAGCTCGTCGCGCGCAGTGAGGCGGACCTGCTCGACATCCGTAACTTCGGTGCGAAGTCGATCACCGAGGTGAAGGAGAAGCTGGTGGGCCTGGGCCTGTCCTTGAAGGACAGTCCTGCCGACTTCGACCCGACCCTCGTGGCCAGCGCTTACGACGACGGCGACGACTTCGACGCCTACAACTAA
- the rpsK gene encoding 30S ribosomal protein S11 yields the protein MPPKTRQATAARKPRRKEKKNISAGNAYIKSTFNNTIVSITDPSGAVISWASSGQVGFKGSRKSTPFAAQLAAEAAARKAQEHGMKKVDVFVKGPGSGRETAIRSLQATGLEVGSIQDVTPQAHNGCRPPKRRRV from the coding sequence ATGCCTCCCAAGACTCGCCAGGCGACCGCCGCGCGCAAGCCGCGCCGCAAAGAGAAGAAGAACATCTCCGCGGGCAACGCCTACATCAAGTCCACGTTCAACAACACCATTGTCTCCATCACAGACCCCTCCGGTGCCGTGATCTCCTGGGCCTCATCCGGGCAGGTCGGCTTCAAGGGCTCGCGGAAGTCGACCCCGTTCGCCGCCCAGCTCGCTGCCGAAGCCGCTGCTCGTAAGGCGCAGGAACACGGGATGAAGAAGGTCGACGTCTTCGTCAAGGGACCGGGTTCGGGTCGCGAGACGGCCATCCGGTCGCTCCAGGCCACCGGCCTCGAGGTCGGCTCCATCCAGGACGTCACCCCGCAGGCGCACAACGGGTGCCGCCCGCCCAAGCGCCGCCGCGTCTGA
- the rpsM gene encoding 30S ribosomal protein S13, whose translation MARIVGVDLPRDKRLEVALTYIFGVGRTRAAEALTATGLSPDLRVKDLNDNEVVALRDFLEGAYKLEGDLRREIAADIRRKVEIGCYQGLRHRRGLPVHGQRTKTNARSRKGPKRTVAGKKKAGR comes from the coding sequence ATGGCACGAATCGTCGGTGTCGACCTCCCCCGCGATAAGCGGCTCGAGGTGGCACTCACCTACATCTTCGGTGTCGGGCGTACCCGCGCAGCCGAAGCCCTGACGGCAACGGGCCTGAGCCCCGATCTGCGGGTGAAAGACCTGAACGACAACGAGGTGGTCGCCTTGCGTGACTTCCTCGAGGGTGCGTACAAGCTCGAGGGCGACCTGCGGCGTGAGATCGCTGCTGACATCCGCCGCAAGGTCGAGATCGGTTGCTACCAGGGGCTGCGGCACCGTCGTGGTCTGCCCGTGCACGGGCAGCGGACCAAGACCAACGCACGCTCCCGTAAGGGTCCCAAGCGGACCGTCGCCGGCAAGAAGAAGGCCGGTCGCTAA
- the rpmJ gene encoding 50S ribosomal protein L36, whose translation MKVKPSVKKICDSCKVIRRNGTVRVICTNLRHKQRQG comes from the coding sequence ATGAAGGTCAAGCCGAGCGTCAAGAAGATCTGCGACAGCTGCAAGGTCATCCGTCGAAACGGGACTGTGCGCGTGATCTGCACCAACTTGCGGCACAAGCAGCGCCAGGGCTGA